From one Musa acuminata AAA Group cultivar baxijiao chromosome BXJ2-6, Cavendish_Baxijiao_AAA, whole genome shotgun sequence genomic stretch:
- the LOC135615186 gene encoding ubiquitin carboxyl-terminal hydrolase 5-like isoform X2, translated as MEASGSAVDLSPEEERVLIRDITIAAESLAKEGDIFFLITHRWWQRWLDYVNQDMTSSSVNGSSSYGSHHHDSASSSAKRPSAIDNSDLIYDATSEVSNVEFELHDTLVEGRDYILLPQQVWEKLHGWYGGGPTLPRKAINTGLSQTDLAIEVYPLRLQLFLMPKEERAVIRISKKETVGELHKKACEVFGLLLDQVCIWDYYGQQKHALMDNMDKTLDDVNIQMDQDILVEVLTDENGTADSGCATSQQENGCTEKDSTSVIVEPSQSSLSVAEGLSTNNYASRSCSSEISQSQYLASPTSDLDNLHGTNNINTRAAPLGLTGLLNLGNTCFMNSAIQCLVHTPEFARYFREDYRQEINWQNPLGMVGELALAFGELLRKLWAPGRTPVSPRPFKTKLARFAPQFSGNNQHDSQELLAFLLDGLHEDLNRVKHKPYIKSKDTDGRPDEEVADEYWANHIARNDSIIVDVCQGQYKSTLVCPVCGKVSVTFDPFMYLSLPLQSASSRTMTVVVFTSDGSALPTTCTVSVPKQGRCRDLIQALSNACSLKNGEKLLLAEIHGHMIHQFLEDPLILLSTIKDDDHLVAYKIPKVVKNSIFLQFVHRHEVGPGSISSSVAWESYGIPLLALISRDILATGAAIQDILQRILAPMLGNEDIQSFSKSDSSVNAAAHGTHEACLDSDDQLKDQEYHSKAESTYKMHLQLVDEHDTPVDLPSEEKPIVVPGSSTSLLLFINWSKKDLKKYDTHHFENHPEVFKYAPAPKRTRNEPLSLYTCLDAFLREEPLVPEDMWYCPRCKEQRQASKKLDLWRLPEVLVIHLKRFSFSRSTKHKLETFVNFPIHDLDLTNYVAHKKGSRQIYELYALSNHYGSMASGHYTAHIKLLDENRWYNFDDSHISPINEEDVKSAAAYVLFYRRTKGEDASTNIGAETYANKNHNFSKR; from the exons TCAGAGACATCACCATCGCCGCCGAATCCCTTGCCAAGGAGGGCGACATCTTCTTCCTCATCACCCATAG GTGGTGGCAACGTTGGCTTGATTATGTTAACCAAGATATGACTAGCAGCTCGGTCAATGGCTCATCTTCATATGGTTCTCATCATCATGACTCAGCTTCTTCAAGTGCAAAAAGACCTTCGGCTATTGACAATTCTGATTTGATATATGATGCGACATCTGAAGTGTCGAATGTGGAATTTGAACTCCATGACACTCTAGTGGAAGGCCGTGATTATATATTGCTTCCTCAACAAGTTTGGGAAAAGTTGCATGGCTG GTATGGTGGTGGTCCAACATTACCAAGAAAAGCCATTAATACAGGTTTGTCTCAGACTGATTTGGCTATTGAAGTCTATCCTCTACGCCTTCAGTTATTTTTGATGCCAAAAGAAGAGAGAGCAGTTATTAGGATAAGCAAGAAG GAAACAGTTGGTGAACTTCATAAAAAGGCTTGTGAGGTTTTTGGTCTACTCCTGGACCAA GTTTGTATCTGGGACTATTATGGTCAACAAAAACATGCTTTGATGGACAACATGGATAAAACTCTTGATGATGTGAATATACAAATGGATCAGGAT ATTCTTGTAGAGGTCCTCACTGATGAAAATGGTACTGCTGATAGTGGATGTGCAACTTCTCAACAGGAAAATGGATGTACAGAGAAGGACTCAACTTCTGTAATTGTGGAGCCTTCTCAGTCAAGCTTGTCGGTTGCTGAAGGCTTGTCCACCAACAATTATGCTTCCAGAAGCTGCAGTTCAGAAATCTCACAAAGTCAGTACTTGGCTTCTCCAACTAGTGACTTGGACAATTTGCATGGAACAAATAACATTAATACACGAGCAGCCCCTTTGGGTCTCACTGGGCTCTTGAATCTTGGAAATACCTGCTTTATGAACAGCGCAATACAATGCCTTGTCCATACACCAGAATTTGCCAGATATTTCCGTGAAGATTACAGGCAAGAAATAAATTGGCAGAACCCTTTAGGCATGGTT GGTGAGCTTGCTTTAGCTTTTGGAGAGTTACTAAGGAAGCTATGGGCTCCTGGGCGTACACCTGTTTCTCCTCGACCATTTAAAACAAAACTTGCTCGCTTTGCACCCCAATTCAGTGGAAATAATCAACATGACTCTCAG GAGCTTTTGGCATTCCTGTTGGATGGACTCCACGAGGACCTGAATCGTGTGAAGCATAAACCTTATATAAAATCCAAGGATACAGATGGGCGACCAGATGAAGAAGTCGCTGATGAGTATTGGGCAAACCATATTGCTCGCAATGATTCTATCATTGTTGATGTATGCCAG GGTCAATACAAGTCCACTCTGGTTTGTCCTGTGTGTGGGAAAGTGTCTGTGACATTTGATCCATTTATGTACCTCTCGTTGCCTTTACAATCTGCTTCTTCACGGACTATGACCGTCGTGGTTTTCACTAGTGACGGGAGTGCTCTTCCAACGACTTGTACTGTAAGTGTACCGAAGCAGGGTCGGTGCAGGGACTTGATCCAGGCTTTAAGCAATGCATGCTCCTTAAAGAATGGAGAGAAACTACTACTTGCAGAG ATACACGGACACATGATCCATCAATTTCTGGAAGATCCTTTAATCCTGCTATCAACCATCAAAGATGATGATCACCTTGTAGCTTATAAGATCCCAAAAGTTGTGAAGAACTCTATTTTTCTTCAATTTGTACATCGTCATGAAGT AGGACCTGGCAGCATCAGCAGCTCAGTGGCCTGGGAATCCTATGGTATACCTTTGCTTGCATTAATATCACGCGATATACTTGCCACAGGTGCTGCTATACAAGATATACTTCAGAGAATTCTTGCTCCTATGCTGGGAAATGAGGATATACAGTCTTTTAGCAAGTCAGATTCCAGCGTAAATGCAGCAGCACACGGTACCCATGAAGCTTGCTTAGATTCTGATGATCAGTTGAAGGATCAAGAATATCACTCTAAAGCAGAATCAACCTATAAAATGCATCTTCAATTGGTTGATGAACATGATACACCAGTTGATTTGCCATCAGAAGAAAAACCTATCGTGGTGCCTGGGTCATCAACATCACTCCTGCTGTTTATTAACTGGTCAAAAAAGGATCTTAAGAAGTATGATACACATCACTTTGAGAATCATCCAGAAGTGTTCAAGTATGCACCTGCACCAAAGAGGACTCGTAATGAACCTCTCTCACTATATACATGTCTGGATGCTTTCTTGAGAGAGGAACCACTAGTTCCTGAAGATATGTG GTACTGCCCAAGGTGCAAGGAGCAAAgacaagctagcaaaaagttGGACCTCTGGAGGCTTCCTGAGGTTCTGGTTATTCATCTGAAAAGATTCTCCTTCAGCCGGTCAACAAAGCATAAACTAGAAACTTTTGTCAATTTCCCGATTCATGACTTGGATTTGACAAATTATGTGGCACACAAGAAAGGTTCGCGCCAGATTTATGAGCTTTATGCCTTGAGTAACCACTATGGTAGCATGGCAAGTGGGCATTATACTGCACACATCAAG CTTCTGGATGAAAATAGGTGGTATAATTTTGATGATAGCCATATTTCACCTATCAACGAGGAAGATGTTAAATCTGCTGCAGCTTATGTGCTGTTTTATAGAAGAACTAAAGGTGAAGATGCCTCCACAAACATTGGTGCCGAGACATATGCAAACAAGAACCATAATTTTAGCAAAAGATGA
- the LOC135615186 gene encoding ubiquitin carboxyl-terminal hydrolase 5-like isoform X1 → MEASGSAVDLSPEEERVLIRDITIAAESLAKEGDIFFLITHRLRWVNRWWQRWLDYVNQDMTSSSVNGSSSYGSHHHDSASSSAKRPSAIDNSDLIYDATSEVSNVEFELHDTLVEGRDYILLPQQVWEKLHGWYGGGPTLPRKAINTGLSQTDLAIEVYPLRLQLFLMPKEERAVIRISKKETVGELHKKACEVFGLLLDQVCIWDYYGQQKHALMDNMDKTLDDVNIQMDQDILVEVLTDENGTADSGCATSQQENGCTEKDSTSVIVEPSQSSLSVAEGLSTNNYASRSCSSEISQSQYLASPTSDLDNLHGTNNINTRAAPLGLTGLLNLGNTCFMNSAIQCLVHTPEFARYFREDYRQEINWQNPLGMVGELALAFGELLRKLWAPGRTPVSPRPFKTKLARFAPQFSGNNQHDSQELLAFLLDGLHEDLNRVKHKPYIKSKDTDGRPDEEVADEYWANHIARNDSIIVDVCQGQYKSTLVCPVCGKVSVTFDPFMYLSLPLQSASSRTMTVVVFTSDGSALPTTCTVSVPKQGRCRDLIQALSNACSLKNGEKLLLAEIHGHMIHQFLEDPLILLSTIKDDDHLVAYKIPKVVKNSIFLQFVHRHEVGPGSISSSVAWESYGIPLLALISRDILATGAAIQDILQRILAPMLGNEDIQSFSKSDSSVNAAAHGTHEACLDSDDQLKDQEYHSKAESTYKMHLQLVDEHDTPVDLPSEEKPIVVPGSSTSLLLFINWSKKDLKKYDTHHFENHPEVFKYAPAPKRTRNEPLSLYTCLDAFLREEPLVPEDMWYCPRCKEQRQASKKLDLWRLPEVLVIHLKRFSFSRSTKHKLETFVNFPIHDLDLTNYVAHKKGSRQIYELYALSNHYGSMASGHYTAHIKLLDENRWYNFDDSHISPINEEDVKSAAAYVLFYRRTKGEDASTNIGAETYANKNHNFSKR, encoded by the exons TCAGAGACATCACCATCGCCGCCGAATCCCTTGCCAAGGAGGGCGACATCTTCTTCCTCATCACCCATAG GTTACGTTGGGTAAATAGGTGGTGGCAACGTTGGCTTGATTATGTTAACCAAGATATGACTAGCAGCTCGGTCAATGGCTCATCTTCATATGGTTCTCATCATCATGACTCAGCTTCTTCAAGTGCAAAAAGACCTTCGGCTATTGACAATTCTGATTTGATATATGATGCGACATCTGAAGTGTCGAATGTGGAATTTGAACTCCATGACACTCTAGTGGAAGGCCGTGATTATATATTGCTTCCTCAACAAGTTTGGGAAAAGTTGCATGGCTG GTATGGTGGTGGTCCAACATTACCAAGAAAAGCCATTAATACAGGTTTGTCTCAGACTGATTTGGCTATTGAAGTCTATCCTCTACGCCTTCAGTTATTTTTGATGCCAAAAGAAGAGAGAGCAGTTATTAGGATAAGCAAGAAG GAAACAGTTGGTGAACTTCATAAAAAGGCTTGTGAGGTTTTTGGTCTACTCCTGGACCAA GTTTGTATCTGGGACTATTATGGTCAACAAAAACATGCTTTGATGGACAACATGGATAAAACTCTTGATGATGTGAATATACAAATGGATCAGGAT ATTCTTGTAGAGGTCCTCACTGATGAAAATGGTACTGCTGATAGTGGATGTGCAACTTCTCAACAGGAAAATGGATGTACAGAGAAGGACTCAACTTCTGTAATTGTGGAGCCTTCTCAGTCAAGCTTGTCGGTTGCTGAAGGCTTGTCCACCAACAATTATGCTTCCAGAAGCTGCAGTTCAGAAATCTCACAAAGTCAGTACTTGGCTTCTCCAACTAGTGACTTGGACAATTTGCATGGAACAAATAACATTAATACACGAGCAGCCCCTTTGGGTCTCACTGGGCTCTTGAATCTTGGAAATACCTGCTTTATGAACAGCGCAATACAATGCCTTGTCCATACACCAGAATTTGCCAGATATTTCCGTGAAGATTACAGGCAAGAAATAAATTGGCAGAACCCTTTAGGCATGGTT GGTGAGCTTGCTTTAGCTTTTGGAGAGTTACTAAGGAAGCTATGGGCTCCTGGGCGTACACCTGTTTCTCCTCGACCATTTAAAACAAAACTTGCTCGCTTTGCACCCCAATTCAGTGGAAATAATCAACATGACTCTCAG GAGCTTTTGGCATTCCTGTTGGATGGACTCCACGAGGACCTGAATCGTGTGAAGCATAAACCTTATATAAAATCCAAGGATACAGATGGGCGACCAGATGAAGAAGTCGCTGATGAGTATTGGGCAAACCATATTGCTCGCAATGATTCTATCATTGTTGATGTATGCCAG GGTCAATACAAGTCCACTCTGGTTTGTCCTGTGTGTGGGAAAGTGTCTGTGACATTTGATCCATTTATGTACCTCTCGTTGCCTTTACAATCTGCTTCTTCACGGACTATGACCGTCGTGGTTTTCACTAGTGACGGGAGTGCTCTTCCAACGACTTGTACTGTAAGTGTACCGAAGCAGGGTCGGTGCAGGGACTTGATCCAGGCTTTAAGCAATGCATGCTCCTTAAAGAATGGAGAGAAACTACTACTTGCAGAG ATACACGGACACATGATCCATCAATTTCTGGAAGATCCTTTAATCCTGCTATCAACCATCAAAGATGATGATCACCTTGTAGCTTATAAGATCCCAAAAGTTGTGAAGAACTCTATTTTTCTTCAATTTGTACATCGTCATGAAGT AGGACCTGGCAGCATCAGCAGCTCAGTGGCCTGGGAATCCTATGGTATACCTTTGCTTGCATTAATATCACGCGATATACTTGCCACAGGTGCTGCTATACAAGATATACTTCAGAGAATTCTTGCTCCTATGCTGGGAAATGAGGATATACAGTCTTTTAGCAAGTCAGATTCCAGCGTAAATGCAGCAGCACACGGTACCCATGAAGCTTGCTTAGATTCTGATGATCAGTTGAAGGATCAAGAATATCACTCTAAAGCAGAATCAACCTATAAAATGCATCTTCAATTGGTTGATGAACATGATACACCAGTTGATTTGCCATCAGAAGAAAAACCTATCGTGGTGCCTGGGTCATCAACATCACTCCTGCTGTTTATTAACTGGTCAAAAAAGGATCTTAAGAAGTATGATACACATCACTTTGAGAATCATCCAGAAGTGTTCAAGTATGCACCTGCACCAAAGAGGACTCGTAATGAACCTCTCTCACTATATACATGTCTGGATGCTTTCTTGAGAGAGGAACCACTAGTTCCTGAAGATATGTG GTACTGCCCAAGGTGCAAGGAGCAAAgacaagctagcaaaaagttGGACCTCTGGAGGCTTCCTGAGGTTCTGGTTATTCATCTGAAAAGATTCTCCTTCAGCCGGTCAACAAAGCATAAACTAGAAACTTTTGTCAATTTCCCGATTCATGACTTGGATTTGACAAATTATGTGGCACACAAGAAAGGTTCGCGCCAGATTTATGAGCTTTATGCCTTGAGTAACCACTATGGTAGCATGGCAAGTGGGCATTATACTGCACACATCAAG CTTCTGGATGAAAATAGGTGGTATAATTTTGATGATAGCCATATTTCACCTATCAACGAGGAAGATGTTAAATCTGCTGCAGCTTATGTGCTGTTTTATAGAAGAACTAAAGGTGAAGATGCCTCCACAAACATTGGTGCCGAGACATATGCAAACAAGAACCATAATTTTAGCAAAAGATGA